The following proteins come from a genomic window of Miscanthus floridulus cultivar M001 chromosome 2, ASM1932011v1, whole genome shotgun sequence:
- the LOC136538798 gene encoding CDPK-related kinase 3-like, translating to MGQCYARNVHGVDAEDRGGVGATTITVSAAFRGGTEDAASGGGGGGGRGGRRSARPSPAGTPRGGRAGATPARSSAAGSPWAGSPFGLPDGITPSPATSASTPRRFFRRPFPPPSPAKHIKESLARRLGRRSPASASQVPRPPVEVPIPEHGAGGAGGAGEVERELDKSFGYDRHFAAKYELGREVGRGHFGHTCLVRARKGDMRGQVLAVKVISKAKMTTAISIEDVRREVKILKALSGHSNLVKFYDACEDALNVYIIMELCEGGELLDRILSRGGRYNEGDAKIIVEQILKVVAFCHLQGVVHRDLKPENFLFSTREERSPMKIIDFGLSDFIRPDERLNDIVGSAYYVAPEVLHRSYSTEADMWSIGVITYILLCGSRPFWARTESGIFRSVLRADPNFDDTPWQSVSPEAKDFVKRLLNKDYRKRMTAAQALSHPWLRDQHRQIPLDMLVFKLVKAYLRSTPLKRAALKALSRAITEDELIYIRAQYNLLEPDTGDGRICIDNFRTALLQNCTDAMKESRTLEILNALEPLAYRRMDFEEFCAATISPYQLEAVPRWEEIASTAFEYFEQEGNRAITIEELAQEMNLSTAAYSIVRDWIRPSDGKLSFLGYTKFLHGLTMRSGNARRHH from the exons ATGGGGCAGTGCTACGCGAGGAACGTGCACGGCGTCGACGCGGAGGACCGCGGCGGCGTGGGGGCGACCACCATCACGGTCTCGGCGGCGTTCAGGGGCGGGACGGAGGATGCGGCGTCGGGAGGGGGCGGGggaggaggaaggggagggaggcggagcgcgcggccgtcgccggcgGGGACGCCGCGCGGGGGCAGGGCCGGGGCGACGCCGGCGCGGTCGTCGGCGGCCGGCAGCCCCTGGGCCGGGAGCCCTTTCGGGCTCCCCGACGGCATCACGCCGTCGCCGGCGACCTCGGCGTCCACGCCGCGCCGGTTcttccgccgcccgttcccgccGCCGTCCCCGGCTAAGCACATCAAGGAGTCCCTCGCGCGCCGGCTCGGCCGCCGGTCGCCGGCCTCCGCGTCGCAGGTGCCCAGGCCGCCCGTCGAGGTCCCGATCCCGGAGCACGGGGCCGGAGGCGCCGGCGGTGCCGGGGAGGTGGAGCGGGAGCTTGACAAGAGCTTCGGCTACGACCGCCACTTCGCCGCCAAGTACGAGCTGGGCAGGGAGGTGGGCCGCGGCCATTTCGGCCACACCTGCCTCGTGCGCGCCCGCAAGGGAGACATGAGAGGCCAGGTCCTGGCTGTCAAGGTCATCTCCAAAGCCAAG ATGACGACGGCAATATCTATTGAGGATGTGCGCAGAGAGGTGAAAATTTTGAAGGCATTATCCGGACATTCCAATCTTGTCAAGTTTTATGATGCTTGTGAGGACGCCCTTAATGTCTACATAATCATGGA GCTTTGTGAAGGTGGAGAATTATTGGATAGAATCTTGTCCAG AGGTGGAAGATACAATGAAGGGGATGCAAAAATTATTGTTGAACAGATATTAAAAGTAGTTGCCTTTTGCCATCTTCAGGGTGTTGTTCACCGTGATCTGAAGCCAGAG AATTTCCTATTCAGCACTAGGGAAGAGCGTTCTCCTATGAAGATAATTGATTTTGGTCTCTCAGATTTTATAAGACCAG ATGAAAGGCTTAATGACATTGTTGGAAGCGCATACTATGTTGCTCCAGAAGTCTTGCATAGGTCATATAGCACAGAAGCAGACATGTGGAGTATTGGTGTTATCACTTATATATTGCTGTGTGGTAGCAGGCCATTCTGGGCACGAACTGAATCAGGTATTTTCCGCTCAGTGCTGAGAGCTGACCCTAACTTTGATGACACACCATGGCAATCAGTATCTCCTGAAGCTAAAGATTTTGTCAAAAGACTTCTTAACAAGGATTACAGAAAAAGAATGACTGCTGCACAGGCACTCT CTCACCCCTGGTTGCGAGATCAGCACCGACAAATACCTCTGGATATGCTAGTATTCAAGTTGGTTAAAGCATACCTTCGTTCGACGCCTCTCAAACGGGCGGCATTGAAG GCCTTGTCAAGAGCAATAACAGAAGATGAGCTTATCTACATCAGGGCACAGTACAACTTGTTAGAACCAGACACTGGAGATGGTCGAATATGTATTGATAACTTCAGGACG GCTCTTTTACAGAACTGTACTGATGCTATGAAAGAATCTAGAACACTTGAGATCTTGAATGCG CTGGAGCCACTCGCATATAGGAGAATGGACTTTGAGGAGTTCTGTGCAGCTACAATAAGCCCTTACCAGCTTGAGGCTGTGCCGCGGTGGGAAGAAATCGCCAGTACTGCATTTGAGTACTTTGAGCAGGAAGGCAACCGTGCTATCACAATCGAGGAGCTTGCTCAG GAGATGAATCTTTCCACAGCAGCGTATTCCATCGTCCGTGACTGGATTAGGCCGTCGGACGGCAAGCTTAGCTTTCTAGGCTACACCAAGTTTTTGCATGGACTGACGATGCGAAGCGGCAATGCAAGGCGGCACCATTGA
- the LOC136524089 gene encoding auxin-responsive protein SAUR32-like — MHGKHQQQMAAAASVAVAPKGCVTVRVGLEGEEQRRFAVPLGHLKHPLFGALLEEAEREYGFRHQGAIAIPCRVDRFVQVEHLIGQDLHGTSSCAQHLVDLDGGALAASGAAHHHHIHRHLPRFVGCFRA, encoded by the coding sequence ATGCACGGCAAGCACCAGCAgcagatggcggcggcggcgtcggtggCGGTGGCGCCCAAGGGGTGCGTGACGGTGCGCGTGGGCCTGGAGGGGGAGGAGCAGCGCCGGTTCGCGGTGCCGCTGGGCCACCTCAAGCACCCGCTCTTCGGCGCGCTGCTGGAGGAGGCCGAGCGCGAGTACGGCTTCCGCCACCAGGGCGCCATCGCCATCCCCTGCCGCGTCGACCGCTTCGTCCAGGTCGAGCACCTCATCGGCCAGGACCTCCACGGCACCTCCTCCTGCGCCCAGCACCTCGTCGACCTCGACGGCGGCGCCCTGGCGGCAAGCGGCGCCGCGcaccaccaccacatccaccGGCAC